From the Esox lucius isolate fEsoLuc1 chromosome 21, fEsoLuc1.pri, whole genome shotgun sequence genome, one window contains:
- the phex gene encoding phosphate-regulating neutral endopeptidase PHEX isoform X5 yields the protein MCECFDMELEPVSLCVSKPEQGKSRLLKAALGVCVCLGIVLLLALIVVSQRANPEEFCLTPQCVEAAGSILSKMDRAVSPCEDFYRFSCGGWLKENPIPEDSSSYGIYPWLRQQVDIRLKDLLESKSPSEEIEAVRKAKVLYRSCMDEAVVEKVDCAPLLKLLQQSEFRWPVLEGLGREWLWSQEQWDLLKTLALIRNQHGKSVLIRLFIAPDDKNSTHYIIKLDQASLFLSREDYITNTSSAQTYRSALLNLMVDIAVMLGAPQEAAETQMKDALTFETKLAKIVIPFENRTSENLYNRYTISRLQRSVPQFDWLSFITSIIDSADEGLSVSSSEPVIVRTPTYFKQLFKLLNTTEPRTVSNYVIWRTVFSRITSLSRRFLYRYLDFARVTTGTTSLTPRWDKCVNYIENTLVYATGRLFIDTHFQEDKKHMMEELIEGVRWAFINMLERENDWMDEPTRKKAIEKAHSVLAKVGYPQFILNDTYINEDIKQISSGCGGVSHVLSELHTNQSSVPHTELHTNQSSVPHTELHNNQSSVPRTELHNNQSSVPRTELHTNQSSVPRTELHNNQSSVPRTELHNNQSSVPRTELHNNQSSVPRTELHNNQSSVPRTELHNNQSSVPRTELHNNQSSVPRTELHNNQCSVPRTELHNNQCSVPRTELHNNQCSVPRTELHNNQSSVPHTEG from the exons atgtgtgagtgtttCGATATGGAGTTGGAGCCtgttagcctgtgtgtgtctaagcCAGAACAAGGGAAGAGTCGTCTTCTGAAGGCTgcgttgggtgtgtgtgtgtgtttgggcatcGTTCTTCTGCTTGCTCTCATAGTAG TCTCCCAGAGAGCCAATCCGGAGGAGTTCTGCTTGACTCCACAGTGCGTTGAAGCAG ctggtTCTATCCTCAGTAAGATGGACCGtgctgtctctccctgtgaGGACTTCTATAGGTTCTCCTGTGGCGGCTGGCTCAAAGAGAACCCAATACCAGAAGACTCCTCTTCTTATGGCATCTACCCCTGGTTACGCCAACAAGTTGATATCAGACTCAAAG ATTTACTGGAGTCCAAGTCTCCTTCAGAGGAAATAGAAGCTGTTCGGAAGGCTAAGGTCCTCTACCGATCCTGTATGGACGAAG ctGTAGTGGAGAAGGTAGACTGTGCTCCCCTGCTGAAGCTCCTACAACAGTCAGAGTTCCGCTGGCCAGTCCTGGAGGGTCTCGGGAGGGAATGGCTCTGGTCACAAGAGCAATGGGACCTCTTAAAAACATTGGCACTAATTAGGAATCAACATGGCAAGAGTGTTCTGATTCGCTTATTCATCGCCCCTGATGACAAGAACTCCACCCACTACATCATTAAG TTGGACCAGgcatctctgtttctctccagaGAAGATTACATCACCAACACCTCCAGTGCTCAGACT taccgTAGCGCCCTCCTGAACCTCATGGTGGACATAGCAGTGATGTTAGGAGCACCACAGGAAGCAGCCGAGACTCAGATGAAAGATGCCCTGACCTTCGAGACCAAACTtgctaag ATTGTGATTCCCTTTGAGAACCGGACCAGTGAGAACTTGTACAACAGATACACCATCTCCCGTTTGCAACGCTCTGTACCACAG TTTGACTGGCTGTCTTTTATAACTTCAATAATAGACTCAGCAGATGAAGGTTTGTCTGTGTCTTCCTCTGAGCCGGTGATCGTCCGCACCCCAACTTACTTCAAACAGCTGTTTAAACTCCTCAATACTACTGAACCAAg GACAGTGAGTAACTATGTCATATGGAGGACAGTATTCTCCAGAATCACATCTCTCAGTCGACGCTTCTTATACAGATACCTGGACTTTGCACGG GTAACCACAGGAACAACTTCTCTAACCCCTCGCTGGGATAAGTGtgtgaattacattgagaaCACCCTGGTGTATGCCACTGGACGACTCTTCATTGACACACACTTCCAGGAAGACAAGAAAcacatg ATGGAGGAGCTGATTGAAGGGGTTCGCTGGGCGTTCATCAACATGTTGGAACGAGAGAATGACTGGATGGATGAACCGACCAGGAAGAAAGCTATAGAAAAG gCCCATTCAGTCCTGGCTAAGGTTGGTTATCCTCAATTCATCCTCAATGACACCTACATCAACGAAGATATTAAACAG ATATCATCTGGCTGCGGAGGGGTGTCCCACGTACTGAGTGAG TTACACACCAACCAGAGTTCTGTCCCACATACTGAGTTACACACCAACCAGAGTTCTGTCCCACATACTGAGTTACACAACAACCAGAGTTCTGTCCCACGTACTGAGTTACACAACAACCAGAGTTCTGTCCCACGTACTGAGTTACACACCAACCAGAGTTCTGTCCCACGTACTGAGTTACACAACAACCAGAGTTCTGTCCCACGTACTGAATTACACAACAACCAGAGTTCTGTCCCACGTACTGAGTTACACAACAACCAGAGTTCTGTCCCACGTACTGAGTTACACAACAACCAGAGTTCTGTCCCACGTACTGAGTTACACAACAACCAGAGTTCTGTCCCACGTACTGAGTTACACAACAACCAGAGTTCTGTCCCACGTACTGAGTTACACAACAACCAGTGTTCTGTCCCACGTACTGAGTTACACAACAACCAGTGTTCTGTCCCACGTACTGAGTTACACAACAACCAGTGTTCTGTCCCACGTACTGAGTTACACAACAACCAGAGTTCTGTCCCACATActgagggttag